One Phaseolus vulgaris cultivar G19833 chromosome 4, P. vulgaris v2.0, whole genome shotgun sequence DNA window includes the following coding sequences:
- the LOC137838702 gene encoding uncharacterized mitochondrial protein AtMg00810-like gives MAIASIMDWHLEQLDVNNAFLHGDLQEEVYMELPPGVITKKSHQVCQLTKALYSLKQASKQWYDKLTSFLLTINFVHSKADSSMLIKKTETSFMALLIYVDDILIAGNNMNEINKVKSSLNASFEIKDLGNLKFFLGLEIARTKKGIHICQRKYALEILADAGMLNAKPTTTPMVKKNEKLFKQNHPVHDITAYRRIIGRLLYLVHTRPDISFSVQFLSQFVQAPTKLHHQAAQRILRYVKSSPAQGIFYPRDTNIQIQAFSDSDWASCISTRRSTTGYCIFFGESLVSWKTKKQSTISRSSSEAEYRALASTCCEIQWLKYLLEDLNINNNKTASLYCDSQSARHIAHNNSFHERTKHLDIDCHVVREKLQQGLFHLLPISTENQPADLLTKPLHSEVFHRLLSKLGVQNIHPLA, from the coding sequence ATGGCTATTGCATCTATCATGGACTGGCACCTAGAACAGCTGGACGTAAACAATGCTTTCTTACACGGTGATCTACAagaagaagtatacatggaaTTACCTCCTGGAGTCATCACTAAAAAATCTCATCAGGTTTGTCAACTAACCAAGGCTTTATATAGCTTGAAACAAGCTAGCAAACAATGGTACGATAAACTCACTTCCTTTCTTCTTACCATTAATTTTGTACATTCAAAAGCTGATAGTTCtatgcttataaaaaaaactgaaacctCCTTTATGGCTCTCCtcatatatgttgatgatattcttattgCTGGAAATAATATGAATGAGATCAATAAAGTGAAAAGCTCTTTAAATGCTTCCTTTGAAATCAAAGACCTCGGTAATCTTAAATTCTTCTTAGGATTAGAAATAGCTAGAACTAAGAAAGGTATCCATATATGTCAAAGGAAGTATGCTCTTGAGATTTtggcagatgcaggtatgctaAATGCTAAGCCAACAACAACTCCTATGGTTAAAAAGAATGAGAAGCTTTTCAAACAGAACCACCCTGTGCATGACATTACCGCATATCGAAGAATTATCGGAAGGTTACTTTATTTGGTGCACACTAGACCAGACATCAGTTTCTCTGTTCAGTTCCTCAGTCAATTTGTTCAAGCACCAACAAAGCTACATCATCAAGCTGCTCAGAGAATTCTAAGATATGTGAAATCATCACCAGCACAAGGTATATTCTATCCTAGAGACACAAACATTCAAATTCAAGCCTTTAGTGATTCTGACTGGGCCTCTTGTATTTCTACTCGACGGTCAACTACTGGATACTGCATTTTTTTTGGAGAATCTCTTGTATCATGGAAAACAAAGAAGCAGAGCACTATATCAAGGTCTTCCTCTGAAGCAGAATATCGAGCACTTGCATCCACATGctgtgaaattcaatggctcAAATATTTGCTTGAAGACCTGAACATCAATAACAACAAAACAGCAAGCCTCTACTGTGATAGCCAATCTGCGAGGCACATTGCACATAACAACAGTTTTCATGAAAGGACTAAACATCTTGATATCGATTGTCATGTGGTAAGGGAGAAACTGCAACAAGGCTTATTTCACTTACTCCCTATAAGCACCGAAAACCAGCCTGCAGATCTTCTCACAAAACCACTACACAGTGAAGTTTTTCATAGGCTTCTTAGCAAGCTTGGTGTACAGAACATTCACCCACTAGCTTGA